A genomic segment from Salvelinus alpinus chromosome 8, SLU_Salpinus.1, whole genome shotgun sequence encodes:
- the LOC139583653 gene encoding myb/SANT-like DNA-binding domain-containing protein 4 — MATRAAYFSPSEAQILMEAYEEVKYIIKKKGNTATVIKQREKAWQSIADRLNALNMNGPKRTWQQVKIKYKNILQNAVKKNTHRQGTGGGSPKADLTPAEDMALELNKGRPVLEGIPGGKETSIGSSQDATRFIQVSGSTVFLLEPPAQAPDDADPGEGPSAAATAHDGDDDEEETISLDSRRHEDPDAIQWENQPGNISSQAIRKLYGNHLRRQIELADIDIQYKKKKMENLALESEIKKRTIRKLDLEIKKLERELQEDDTAQNKN, encoded by the exons atggcaactagagccgcgtacttttccccgtcggaagcacaaatcctcatggaggcatacgaggaggtaaaatatataattaagaagaaaggcaacaccgccacagtgataaagcaaagagaaaaagcgtggcaaagtattgcagaccgcctgaatgc attaaacatgaacgggccaaaacggacatggcagcaggtcaaaatcaaatacaagaacattctgcagaatg cagtgaaaaagaatacccacagacaaggcacgggtggtgggtcaccaaaggctgaccttaccccagcagaggacatggccttggagctaaataaaggcaggcccgtcttagaggggatccctggggggaaagagacgagcataggttcctcccaagatgccacccgcttcattcaag tgtctggcagcactgtgttcctgttagagccaccagcacaagcaccagacgatgctgatcca ggtgaaggccccagtgcagcagcaacagcacatgatggagacgatgatgaggaggagaccatctctctggattccagaaggcatgag gacccagatgctatacagtgggaaaaccagcctggcaacata agctcacaagctatcagaaagttgtatggcaaccacctccggcgccaaatagaactggcagacatagacattcagtacaagaagaaaaagatggaaaatcttgcactggagtccgaaataaaaaagaggacaattaggaaactggaccttgaaataaaaaaacttgagagggag ctccaagaagatgacacagctcaaaataaaaattag